From the genome of Longimicrobiales bacterium, one region includes:
- a CDS encoding glycosyltransferase family 4 protein — protein sequence MRILQQCIYFPPEVGGLESHAYYLCRELVRMGHHVTMMTSLSQPGLRARDNLGGVEVVRKWFPRKRTPAGWAAHTLATVPHYMRLARHADILHAQTFASALPGMRARRRFGHPLVITLHTSHFLKLAKKPAWRPVLRRIVKSADWLLAASEEIRDVALELYRHPRAEALTNGVDTELFAPDAGGLRRRERPRIIVPRRLFEKNGVEYFIRAVPLIRAQMNVDAVLVGDGPERERLERLAGELGVSDSVRFLGRRANEEMPALLADADVAVLPSLMEATSVAALEAMSCGVPVAASCVGGLPEIVDESVGTLFEPADPASLASALVALLQRADLDAVGRQARQRVVQSWSVARLARRHEEIYETLLRERR from the coding sequence GTGAGGATTCTCCAGCAGTGCATATACTTCCCGCCGGAAGTAGGCGGGCTCGAGAGCCATGCGTACTATCTCTGTCGCGAGCTGGTGCGCATGGGCCATCATGTGACGATGATGACGTCTCTGTCACAGCCGGGGCTGCGTGCGCGCGACAACCTCGGCGGTGTGGAAGTGGTGCGGAAGTGGTTCCCGCGGAAGCGGACGCCGGCCGGCTGGGCGGCGCATACGCTGGCGACGGTACCGCACTACATGCGGCTGGCCCGCCACGCCGACATACTGCATGCGCAGACGTTCGCATCGGCGCTCCCGGGCATGCGGGCGAGGCGAAGATTCGGGCATCCTCTGGTCATCACGCTGCACACATCGCACTTCCTGAAGCTGGCGAAGAAACCGGCGTGGCGGCCGGTGCTGCGTCGCATCGTGAAATCGGCCGACTGGCTGCTGGCCGCGAGCGAGGAGATCCGCGATGTCGCGCTGGAGCTCTATCGGCATCCGCGGGCGGAAGCGCTGACGAACGGAGTGGACACCGAGCTGTTCGCCCCGGACGCGGGCGGGCTGCGCCGCCGCGAGCGTCCGCGCATCATTGTGCCGCGGCGCCTCTTCGAGAAGAACGGTGTCGAGTATTTCATCAGGGCGGTGCCGCTGATCCGCGCGCAGATGAACGTCGATGCGGTGCTGGTGGGAGACGGGCCGGAGCGCGAGCGCCTGGAGCGGCTGGCGGGCGAGCTCGGTGTGAGCGACAGTGTGAGGTTCCTCGGTCGCCGTGCCAACGAGGAGATGCCGGCCCTGCTGGCGGATGCCGACGTCGCGGTGCTGCCATCGCTGATGGAGGCGACGAGTGTGGCGGCCCTGGAGGCCATGAGCTGTGGCGTCCCCGTGGCCGCCTCGTGTGTCGGGGGTCTGCCGGAGATCGTGGATGAGAGCGTCGGCACGCTCTTCGAGCCGGCGGATCCGGCGTCGCTCGCTTCTGCACTGGTGGCGCTCCTGCAACGGGCGGATCTCGATGC